ACAACACGGTATCCTGGCTGACGATGCCGGTCAGGGCGCGCAATCCATCGAGTTGGATCTGTCGCAGATCCACCCCATCCATCGTAATGCGTCCGCGCGTGGGCTCAATGAACCGCGGGATCAGATCGACCAGTGTGGACTTGCCGGCGCCGCTGGCGCCGACCAGGGCCACGACTTCACCCTTGGCGGCAACGAACGAGACGTCGCGCAAGGCTTCCGCGCCACCGTCGTAGGCGAAACTCACGCCGTCAAATCGAATCGCCTCACGAAAGCTCGGCGACGCAATCGTTCCGCGATCGGTCGCGGTCTCCGTGGGAGCGTCGAGGATCTCGAAGATACGCTCTGCACTGGCCAGCGATTGTTGCGCCGCCGGTTGCACCTGCGAGAGCTGCTTGAGCGGCTGCAGCAACCGCATGACCCAGACCAGAAACACAATGAGTTCGGCGTCACCCAGTGACTTCTCCACCAACACCAGGTTCGCGCCGAACCACAGAATGGCGACCGCCGTGAAGGTGCCGAGGGTTTCCGTCACGGGCCCGGAGAGCATCGACAACCGGCCGACCCGGACATACCCCCGCGCAAACGACGCGTTGCTCGTCACGAACCGCTGCTGTTCGCCCGGCTCGGCGCCATACGATTTGATCAGGCGAACGCCGCTCACGACTTCCTGCACGAGACTGGTGAGTTCGCCCTGATCGTTGCCCAGCCGCCGATACCCTTTGCGCAGTTTGCGCAACACCGGCTGCAGTGCGCCGATGGTGAGTGGGGCCACTACCAGTGCCGCCAGCGTCAACTGCCACGACAGCACGAGCATGCCCACGATGGTGGCCAGCACTTGCGCCCCGGACCACATCGAGCGGGTGACGAGCTCGGTGACCACCGCTTTCGCGTTGTTCGTGTCGTTCAGGATGCGGGAGATGACCTGCCCGACCTTGTTGCGCGTAAACCATGGCAGCGGCAGTCGCAGCAAGTGCGCGTAGACCCGATCGCGCAAATCGCGCACGACGTACTCTTGCAGTTGGACGCCAATCTGCCCGCTGAGCCACACCAGCGTGTTTTTGACGGTGACGGCCACGAGGATCACCAGGATCACGTTCCGCAGTGATGCCATCTGATCGTCGGGCACCAACAGGGCGCCGATCGTGGCGCGCAGCACGTCGCTGATGACGCCCGAAGCCGGCAGGATGTCGGTCTTTCCGAAGAGCGCGTTCAGGAACGGGATGAGGAGCGTGAACGAAAACACGTCGGCGATGGCCGCCACTGCGTTGAGCGCAATCACGCCCACCAGCTTGGCGCGATGCGGGCGGACGAATGTCCACAACCGCCCCCACAACTGGCGATTGGCGACGCGATGGGCGCCCGTAACGTCCGCGCTCACGCGGCGCTCACGGCTTGGGCGTGAGCAGTGCCACCGGCAGGATGCATTCTTCCGGCGTCACGCCACCGTGCAGAAAGGACCCGCGATAGCGTCCCTGGTATTCGCGCAGCTTGGTAGGATAGACAAAGAACGTGTCGCCGGCGGCCAGCAGCGTATTGGTGCCCGGCCCCCGGTGTGGCAGTCGCAAATCGTCAGGATTGGTGAACAACAGCGCGTGTTCGGGGCGTTCCGCCCGAATGTCCTCGCCGAACTTGTAGCGCAGGTTCGCCGTGGCGTCCCGCTTGGCGAACACGGTGGTGGGCGTGTTGCAGTGCAGGGCGCCGTGGTCACTGGTGATGACCACCGAGATCTTGCGACGCGACGCCTCGCGCAGCAGGGACAACAGCGACGACCGTTCAAACCACTGCTTAGTGAGGGCGCGCAGCGCGATTTCGTCGCGCGCCACTTCGTACAGAATCATCGATTCGCTGCGCCCGTGGGTGAGCAGGTCGACGAAATTGAACACGAAGGAGTGCAGTCCTTCGCCGGCAATCGCCCCTGGCAGGTGCCGTTC
The genomic region above belongs to Gemmatimonadaceae bacterium and contains:
- a CDS encoding ABC transporter ATP-binding protein, with protein sequence MSADVTGAHRVANRQLWGRLWTFVRPHRAKLVGVIALNAVAAIADVFSFTLLIPFLNALFGKTDILPASGVISDVLRATIGALLVPDDQMASLRNVILVILVAVTVKNTLVWLSGQIGVQLQEYVVRDLRDRVYAHLLRLPLPWFTRNKVGQVISRILNDTNNAKAVVTELVTRSMWSGAQVLATIVGMLVLSWQLTLAALVVAPLTIGALQPVLRKLRKGYRRLGNDQGELTSLVQEVVSGVRLIKSYGAEPGEQQRFVTSNASFARGYVRVGRLSMLSGPVTETLGTFTAVAILWFGANLVLVEKSLGDAELIVFLVWVMRLLQPLKQLSQVQPAAQQSLASAERIFEILDAPTETATDRGTIASPSFREAIRFDGVSFAYDGGAEALRDVSFVAAKGEVVALVGASGAGKSTLVDLIPRFIEPTRGRITMDGVDLRQIQLDGLRALTGIVSQDTVLFNDTVRANVAFGRTHASQEQLDAAAQAANALGFIQALPEGWETNLGERGTRLSGGQRQRLAIARALLSDPPILILDEATSALDAESEKLVQEAIDRLLLGRTVFVIAHRLATIQHADRILVFDQGRLVEEGTHDALLATGGAYARLHAMQFERRANADEPVADS